TCctggtgcaggacgtcgaagacGAAGGTTCTGGAAACCTACTCTCCCAATCGCCGGTGCATGCCCCCGAGCGGGATGAAGTAGACTATGAGTGATGGCGCAGTATAGAGGAacaggcaaaccctagattgatttcacaTGTTGCGTGGAGGCAGCGATTCTACTTATATAGAGATATCAGGATGCTTGATCAGGACGCCTGCACGATCTCTACTCCAAATAACCGAATCgaataagtcgcgcgtaacttgtccggactccacgccgtttcaCGCACCGTATTATTCGGAGCGtttccaaaaaaacaaatctgaattttctgcagcaaaacaaaactgcatgAGGGACCAATTTtatcggaccattcgacgcgtacgtcgtgcacgcgcgccacTATGTctggccaggcgaggcgagcgagcgtaCGTGTGTGTTCCCCCTGTTCTCTCCGCCTGACATGcctcaagtggctaggagagcatcctcccttttaaggagggaCTAAACTACTCATACATGTTATCCCATGAGGTGtggttttgtgattttttaaagaattaatcttcaaaTGGGTTAAGGCCTatatattaattccaacaaagtTGTCGATAAAGTTTCCTGTGTACAAGTTCATATTTGTTtgaattatatattatgaaaagcTATATAAAGTATAACTATATGGATATATTCTCATGAAAACATTATTGATACCATTTTTGCAAATGAATTATGAAATCTTAAAATGTTTGTACATCCATACATCCTAAGACCAGATCTATCTGTAAACGGAGCAGTGTGTTCTGAACTCGCTCTTACGGAATCTGTATCTTCATTAGAGAATATTACACCCAGCAATTCATCGGGCACGTCAGATGCCAGGATGATTGAAACAGACATGTTTTACTTTCTTGTTCCTGCTTGCCGTCCGGGACTTCAAGTGCGACGACTTTGAATAAATTGCAACCAGCAAGTTCCAGCTAACTTCTGATCTGAAGAACCAAGCACGTATACCACTAGTATTTTCCAGTCTACATTTAATTTGCACTACCTAGTTGCTATCAGTTGTTACACTAAATTCAAGATTTCTACAGATCCAATTATATCTGATACAACAATAAGAATATTCATTCAGTTCACCATATGCTAGTGTCTTGTTGCACAAGTACGGACACATGGAGACAATAAACCATTTGTGACTCCCAAGTGGCTGTCAGGTTCAGCAGATTGTAGAAATGAAATTCATAAAGTTCAGGGAACTATCTAAAAAAACTGCGGCAAGTTTTTCAAGGGAAAACATTCAAatctaactatagtataattataatatattttcactACAACTATACTATAGCTATAATATAAATTgtatataagtattaaaataatGCCTAACATAATATATGCAGATTATAATATAGTTACAATACAGTTACACTAATTATTTACGTAAAAATactagtgtaattacattatagTTATACTATAACTAtactatatttacatttgaaagtttttgcaaaaaaaaacctttgACAGTTTTTTAGCAATTCCGTTCAGAAATCGAGATGGAAAGCATAAAACCTTCGATATGACAGAGACAGTTGAATTATGCTTGGAAGCTTATATAACTTAGCAACTTATAATAGCAAGGACAGGATCGAAGAAATTAAGGAAGCAAGTCGGATCGGAAAGCAACAATGGCCGGCAACCAGCAGCTGCGGGTGCTGCACGCCCTGGACATTGCAAGGACACAGCTGTACCATTTCATCGCGATCGTGATCGCCGGTATGGGCTTCTTCACCGACGCCTACGACCTCTTCTCCATCTCCCTTGTCGCCGACCTCCTCGGCCACGTCTACTACCACGGCGAGCTGCCCCGGAACATCcacgccgccgtcaccggcATCGCGCTTTGTGGCACCGTCCCTGGACAGCTCGTCTTCGGCTGGCTAGGTCGGTTGAGTAGATAAGGAAGGATTATATTGTGTATATGTACGTACTCCGCTTGGATTATCAATCTAATTAATCATTGCGTTGAGTCTATACACACTTTCAGGCGACAAAATGGGCCGGAAGCGTGTCTATGGAATCACCCTCCTCCTCATGGTTGTCTCCTCTCTCGCCTCCGGACTCTCCTTCAGTAAGCACGAGGGGATGAACATTATCGCTGTGCTTTGCTTCTTCCGGTTCTGGCTTGGCGTCAGCATCGGTGGGGATTACCCACTCTCCGCCACCATCATGTCAGAGTACGCCAACAAGAGGACTCGTGGTGCCTTCATTGCTGCTGTCTTTGCTATGCAAGTAAGTagaaactactccctctgtctctaaatatttgacgtcgttgatttttccgttcatcttattcaaaaatttttgtgaaatatgtaaagctatatgtatacatgtttaaaaaagtcaacaacgttaaatatttagagacgaaGAGAGTATGTTTTTCTTATTGTAATTGAATCCAGCCTTAACATGAATGAGGTTTCTGCATATTACTTATAGTTTTTGGAGGTAAATGTACCCATACCATCCATTCTTTAGTTTTTAAACATAATATTTCAGACATTATTAATGACAAAGTCAAAAGTTTGACAAAATTGAAGTGTCAAATATTTACGGCTGGAATAGGAGCATGTCTAAATTATTGTTAACCCAGTTTCGTTATTTATCTGTCACCTAGCAATTTTTATTAAAGCAAAACTGTTAGGCTGTGCCCAGCAgtgtaaaaatattatatatagcaAAGAGAATTACAAAGGATTACAGAACGTCTAGTACATATTAGCTGATTAACAACAAAACTTGTAAGATTATTCTTGATCCTACAACTATGTAGGATAACATCATTTCCATAGGACTAGACTAGGAGCCAAATAACTTGCACAAGTCTTGCAAAATATAAAATGTTGCAACTTCAGTAGAAACGAAGTGCAACTTTTATTTTTGAGTATATTCCACAACACTACAGATATTTTGCAAAAACTATCACACAACTATAGATTTCAAATAtgcatcacaaaactacagaccTAGCATCAAATAATTTATCataaaaactatagatttaaagcATTGTATTACAGAACTACAAATTTAATGATGAAGTTATCAAATAACTAAatattttagagtttatatCCATAGCACTTTTTTTTACTTACAAACGCTGTAGTTTTTGTGTTAAAATTAatgttaaatttgtagttttgtgaaacatttGATGCTAAATCTAAAGTTTTATGATGCACATCCATACTGTTGTTTTTGCGAAAGATTGATCAatatatctatatttttttgaatttactctttatttttctttatattttagttGCTGTATTAATCAAGATGCATTACTATGCTTATATAAATCATAGTTTAAAGTTTTATAATGGCATGAATTGAAACCACATagcatccttttcttttttacttttagaTAGATTCAAACATTAATTGCTTCACCACAAGAAAAAATATACAGAAAAAAGTGAAGTTGTTGACATTGATACAAAGTTAAAAAGTGATTGATTGATATTTAGAAAAATCATTCATGTGAAAAAATAGATAGTCCCTTTTTAATTTGTTCATGTTTTCTTCAGACAAGTTACTTCATAAAACTGTTGTCAGAGACCACATGCTTCTGAATTCACTTGTAGGGTTTCGGCAACCTTGCTGCTGGGATCATTGGAATGATAGTATCTGCAGCTTTCAAGCATTCATCGGCATCAAAGATTGACTATGCCTGGCGGATAATCCTCATGTTTGGCGCCATTCCTGCTGCTCTCACTTACCACTGGCGCATGAAGATGCCAGAAACAGCACGTTACACTGCCCTCATCTCTAAGAATGCAAAGAAGGCCGCCAAGGACATGTCTGCCGTGCTCAATGTCAACATAACCCCGGACGATGAAGTTATCAATGAGCTTGCAAGGCAGGACGAGTATGGCCTCTTCTCGTTCGAGTTTCTCCACCGCCATggcctccacctccttggcACCACCGTCTGTTGGTTCGTCCTCGACGTCACCTTCTACTCGCTCAACATTTTCATGAAGAATATCTTCACCGAGGTCGGTCTTCTTCCTCGTCTAGATAGCGAATACCACCATACCCTCCAGCGGATGATCACCATGACAGCAGTTCACACATTTATCTCGCTTTGCGGTGCACTTCCCGGGTACTTCTTCACTGTCGCCTTCGTTGATCGCATCGGCCGTGTCAAGATCCAGCTGATTGGATTCACCATGATGACTGTTTTCATGCTTTGTCTTGCAATTCCTTATGATCAGTGGCTGAGGCACAAGAACAAGTACGGATTTGCAGTCATGTATGGCCTGACCTTCTTCTTCGCCAACTTTGGGCCAAATACTACAACCTTCATAATTCCAGCTGAGATTTTCCCTGCAAGGCTACGGTCCACATGCCATGGGATATCTGGTGCGGTTGGGAAGATCGGTGCGATTGTCGGTGTGTTTGGTTTCTTGTACACAGAATACCATATCAGGATCTTTCTGTTTGTCCTTATTGGGTGCAATCTTGTTGGATTCATCTTCACCCTTCTCTTACCAGAGTCGAAAGGGAAGTCCCTCGAGGATCTCACTGGGGAGATTGAAGAGTTCCAGGAGGAAGATGAAGGAAGTGAAGTTGCTTTGTCTAGACCCATACATACTGTGCCTTTATAGCCAACAATACGATGACAACCCTGCTCCTGCACCCGCCTATTTTATATACTTCTATAACATCACagtatatataaatatgcaTATATGCCATCCGTTTTGCAATACTCGGTGAATTAGCATAATTCTTTTAGTAGTTAAATAGGAGATGAGAGTGTCACGGATAGAAATCTGCCACCAATTTTCTAATAATATGTGCATTCAATCCTTATCTTAAATCAGTCAAGGTAAACAAagtgacaatttaatatactctctctatcccaaaatagaAGAACCTAGTACCGGATCGGATACAACGTAGTACTGTAAATCTAGATAACCCCTTACACAGATTCATAGTAATGGTTGTATCCAATTAATCCACTattaagttgctatattttttaacaGAGAGAGTATAGATCCAACGTAATGAAACGCTAAATATACTTGTGAAATAGGCACTTACTGCTCACAAAGAAAAAATCTACAACGGAAAAAGGGTCTAGGGCAGCTTCGTATCCACTCCCATAGGCAACTAAACGGTGGTATAAGCTCGGTCTTATaactctatttttttctattaaaacaCTTTTCTTCAACTAATGATATTTTGTTGATATAGCAAGGTGAGTATATAGAATACTCAGTAAGTCACTCAATAAATATTCAAATGCATGAGGTATATGGAATGACGACATAATAGGGATCATTTTCAAAAGTagatttaataaacatttgagatgtagtaaaacagtagagtaataaATCAATATTAAATCAATACGGTACTACTTTTCTCAGTTGCACAGGCTCAAACTCGACTCTAAACAAACCCTTCCTAGTTGCAAGTGTAATGCACAGGTTTTTGGTTGTTAAAAACtattttcaagaaaaaactAAGTTCTGAAAATTTTCTTTATGTTTGAATTAAGGGCCTAAGTGATCTGATCAGTTGAATCCTCCTTAAGACCCCAattttccccaaaaaaaaatcttgtacAATTCAAATCTCAGGATGTCCCGTCCATGGTTCGTTTTGGAACTCCTAAATTCCATGTTCATCAACACATCTCCTTCAAAAATTCCATTCAAAACACCTCTCATAGATCCTTGCTTAAAATTTACAATTGTGAATTCTTCAAGTCCTTTTTTGAAAATGACTCTTTTCCTTCCTAAACATTCCGGAAATTTATTTCAAATTCAAACCTATTTCAAAATTATCCAAGTCCTAGCCAAAAGCCTGTTGATGAAAATCTCAAGTTTTGGTAAGCTAAAGAAACAATTTTGAGTTCAAATATATATTCAAATCTTCCAAATATCCAAACCAAACTAATGCCTGAAAATTCTCAAGGCTTTACTATTCACCTATGCCGCTTCcctgttcttctctctcttaGCCTAACCAGTCAGTCTACTTTCCCTCTTTTCCTAAAGGAAAATTGTCTATATGCCCCTACTTTCACCCCCTAACTTGAAATAACCATAAAATCATAAATTACAATTTTGCCACTAAAAGTAGTGTGCGCGCATTCTGTATGCCATTGCAGTTTCAATTCGTGCAATCAAGAGGCAAAAGTAATTCATAaaatctatacctaattaaaaatgcAAAATTGGTTCTATAGCATCCAAAGTTTCCTTTTTTAGTTTTATAGCACCAAAAGTTCAGCGTTTATACTATAATAGCACCTAAATCGTAACTCCGTTCCTATTTATAGGCTTTCCATTGCACTCATCTGTTTTCCGTTTTCTTCAGTCGTGTTGGAGAGCGATGGCTGAGAATGGACCATCTTGCCACTTATTTAATTACGGGATTAGTTTTGATCTCCTGATGAAACGAGCGAACATACTCGTCCCGTCGTTCGTTCTCGGTGGCGATGAGCTCAGCAGTTCTCGCCATCGCTGTcgcacgcggcgacggcggcggctggcctTGTCATGCCCATCTccttgccctcctcctcccctagacgtcgccatcgccaccatCGTTGGGAATATGCTTGTATTCTGCTATTTCCCTAAAATCTATCCTTGCAATATGCTTGGAGGACTGCATATGAATGAAGGTGCCTTCTGATGAATTTTATcggagatttgctccggtccaacaaaaagtatctcgaAGTACCGATACCTCAcagtaccaaatcgtttccgatcatTGGATCTAACAATATTCATCTTGTCCAACTAGATCCAACAATTGAaaatgatttggtaccgtgagataccggtacctcgatgtactttttgttggaccgggGCAAATCTCATTTTATCGAGTTCATTTGATCATTTGCCAGAATGGCATTAATTCAATTAGAGGGAACTACTTTGTCTGTTTACAAGCACTAAATATTTAGCACCAGGAAGCAGCTCCTCATGTGTCTCAGATGCATCTTTGTACTTCCAAAATTATTTTTGGTCCTGGCTTGATATACACATGTTGCATACAAGTCACAACTCATCCAGAAACAATTTTTCAGCGATCAGTATCATATTCATGTGAATGTCAAGTACATTGCTATAAGAGCACACCATACATTTCACAGATGCAGAACAATATACTTATAGACTATAGATCACATCATCCAAAATTGGTTCTAAACATTCACATGCCTCACGAATTCATATATACATGACTAGTTTCATGTGGACTCGTACATTCCCACAATCAATTCAGACAAAGCTAAAACTCTCATAGCCACTCTCTGTGATCTTCTTTCTGTCTCCCACATGAACCCACACAGGGAATTAACTTGCATCAATCCACTCAAACAGAAATTAACATGCATCAATGTACTGAACCATGAATTCATCATACACTGGAACAGAAACTCGCAGCGTTTTACTGAAGCTATGAAAAATCAATATACTTAGTTACATTAGTTAACTGCAATAGCAGTTCCTGAACAGATTGAGGAATGAGGATCGATGTGGTAGCAAACAGGAGAACAGAAGAGACCTCTGCCAAGGGACGAGGCGTCAGCGATGGGTGGGTCAGACGGACAGGGTGCTGTCGCTTTCCACGGCGGTAGAAGGGCACGCAGCACAGCCGATGCCGCCAGGGGGTAGCCAACAGGGAGTTGCCTCTTGTGATGCACATCGGTGCCGGCGGCATGGACGGGGCCACGCTAGGGCTGAGAAAACCGATGCTACAGGGTCAGAAcagagacgacgacgagcgaTGGAGGCGACGGGGATATccacgggaggaggaggacgaggagatcCAGGGAAGGATTGGGGCAAGGAGATGGGTTAGATGAGGCCAGCCGTCGCCTCCACAGTGTGCTTCCGGGACGCGACAAAGGCTAAGGCGAGGGAGGTCAGAGTTTAGTTCGCTCGCTTCGTCGGCAGATCAAAACTAATCTCGTAATCAAAGAAGCTCGTCGGCtgattgtcacatcctgattttcgttttagaatctataaattatttaataaattattgttagaatttatattaaatgttcattaatttacaagtgaagttaaatgtgggacataaaatttcctaaatataaagcatagatggatttaatttttattaaattctccatggttaattatactctctggaattttctcggatttttcggagctcaattcctaattttaatcatacaaagaacatttcagtaattacccacatattaaattaatcattaaatggtctgattataatcttgttaagtactttgagtgtccaagtattttcaggatttttcttgaaattatttgagcattggaagtatttttaacaattcaaagatcatttcagtgattattttaattggaaaaagttttaaatcttcCCCTAAGCCGTGGGCTGATtccagcccatctccctcctttGTGTTCACGGCTGTgcagcccaagtcggcccagccgagctcccccttctctttctttctttgctttgttttcagcCAGCCCATGACGGAAAGTCTACTTTCCGTCCCTGTCGCTACAGTATCGTCTTCAACCTCTGGCAGCCGACCTGAGACCGAATTGGCTCGgtttttcccctccaaatccgaccttttctcttgtgttttcctaaaattagttgaggggaaattaTCTCCTCCTTATCATCTTTCTTTCCCCTAAAGTTTCGGAGATCAATTTTGCCCGGATAAACCGAATCgaattcgttttcgagtttatctctccacctAACCCTCGGATTTTTCCAGCTCAAATCCTTTCGTTTTGAGTTCGATCTCTCTCACCCAtgcctatataaagcatcccctagtcgtcctcttccgtttgccccaaGTCCCGAGCTCTACCGTTGCCCgtagcgccgccaccgcgtagccctagccgccgccgtcgttgtcgtcgcttcagccacgccgcgccgctgctgtggtcgtcgccgccgccttccgtcgCAACCGTCGGGTtcgtgaggaggaggagcaccccGGCCGTCCCTTTGCAGCCGCCGAAGAcagccggagcgccgccgttgACGTTGAGCCGAACCGTGCCGCCTtgggacctcgtcgccggccgtcgtttgtcgtcgttcgtcgttgttctttgcaccagtgagttcgcgtcgtcgtcctcttcgtGTTGGTGTCTTCGGATAGCCCAACCGAGCTCTCTATCGCCGGCGGAGTTGTGGTCCAGTGCCATGGCTGCGATGATGTCATCGTGACATCATAAatctttttttagtttttctgtATTAGATGAAATCTgattaaacttcggaaattcataactaaatcatcgtaactcggattcaagtggttcaagttgctaaattcatgtaaaatcgagatctacatgttaaaaatatccacatgtactgtttatgcttgttttttactgttttgttgattttattcatttactttagtttccgacgttccggagtaGAGCGTttacgttgaggaaggttcagaaGCATTTgaggaagctcaaggcaagtcacacagatcccaaacaaccctttgagcatgttgagcatgttgaacccgtttaaagctaatattttatttcaacttatgcattattttcgaatgtcatcgggtggtgagcctttcccaattaattaatggccgaagatgactttattttcctatgggttataatttgattagctagaacgttatatattggtttggttcagctaaatgctatatatataattgcttagccatgcttagaaacattagctcattaatgggatgaatcatactatattattatttatgattataattaatggtagctcacgatggttaatcgtattaagataattaattgataattaaatgataattaaaacttgtcaatggtgggttgtgagcacatggttttgaaggtcgtgctcatgacaattaaggaccggttcgcgagctactgttgtgagacattaaccgtaccaaccacaagccagcgtgggcaacggctttaccttttgtatagcatgattcattgtggggtgccagactgagaagcggcgagaagtctgTGGGGGTcgttggggagtccatgcctctggttatatttatagagggggtgattatgatccaggaatggtgcactgtggtgagttgtgttgtgcagagagtattgtcacagcctctattcaggtactttccagtatcgcgacgcatgatagacatgatgttgaggctatgtcttgtgggtacagtggtacacctctggccagagtaaaactattcgaatagccgtgcccgcggttattgggcgggttgagcaatatttttcgtgattagtctcacacctctcacaaaaattattgatgctataactggtattaatttgcttagctcctggtttggagttagatctgtgcAGCTGGgtttggttgttcagaatggttgggcctgagcagcatgggtgtgctgttcagtgtcgattaaaattgatgattactctactgttttactattcttaaatatttgctaaatgctgcttttgcaaatgagcctatattatgccatcctttggtatccttgtacacttgcatatttgctgtgtggcttgttgagtatgtcatatgctcaccttgcaataatcaatcaacctcagttgaagaaaaagaatccagaaggagaagacgtttggcttataccctagttgagctgcctgtgggagtggagctgaagccatcgctagatcgtttttccgctgctgttttttttttcttttgtaagaaTGTAACGatgttattatgatggatttgtatattaaattgtcagtttgtgtacctcggttgatttctggacgaggattttatgcactcGGAagttactagtgaatttctgggcgtgacactgaTCAAAACTAATCTCTTAATCAAAGAAGGGCAAGATGAACCATTCTCTCAGCCGTCGCTCTCCAACAcggaaaaaagaaaatggaaaactGGAGAGAGTGACGGTAAGCCTATAAACAGGAACGGAGATATGATTTGGGTGTTATTATAGAACGGTGAACATTCAGTgctataaaaacaaaaatgataACTTTGGATGCTATAGAACCAATTTTGccccctcaatcaattttggATTATCTCCATGGATGCCGACCGATTTCACGGAGGTGGCAGTCTCTGTCGGTGTCGGGAAGTTGCAGGATATGGATGGAGGTAGGGGACGACACTGTAGCACTGGGAGCCACGTGACAGTGAGAGGAGGAGCAAGGGATGCTGATTAGACTTTGTGGTTGCTTGATAGGCCGGATGCGCGCTTGCAGGCTGAGGTGGAAGGGAGGAAAAGGGAGGTTAATGGGCCGGCTAGCTGCGGGCTAAGGAAAGAAATGTGCTCAAAATGGCCTAGGAGaaaggagatttttttttagattttcatTTAAGTAAATACtaaaaatgatgtttgtattattaaaattactaGCATTTTGGCTCTgaaaattccgaaaaaaatttcacatggtgtaattaatcatggggaacttaataaaaattaaatccaaccatattTTAttgggaaattttatttcccacatttaccTTGATCTTCAATATCGTTTACATCTGTAATTgcgattttatattttaattaattacataatgtaaatatttttcaagTCTTTCTTAAATTTCTCGTGTTTTCCTTGTCCTAATCTTCATGAAAACCTGCCATTTAACGGTGTTAGTCTAAGCTGTGAGTCTAGTGGCAGGTGCGTAGGGGTTCAAACtgttttttatagaaaatttgcAATTACAGTTTTTTTAAGTGGCGGATCCATAATACATGTTCAAACCAATGACAAATATACAATTTACCCTTTATCCCTTGCTCCGCCGCAGCCTATTCTAGAAGCCACGAGGTTCactcggcttctccttccttcctcctccccgcacGGCCCAGCAACCCATCTTCCTAGCTTGCTAGATCTTCTTTCATCCCCTTCCTTTATTTTCTCAAGCCGATCCATTCCTTACCCAAGTGGCCAATTTCCTCCCACTACACGCAGCCACCTATAGTTGGCCAAAAGGCCTAGAGCCCGACAACTCGGTCTGTGGCACCGAGATTTGGCCTGGCTCAGGCATGGCATGGCCCGACCGTTGGGCCGTGCCTGAGCCTCTACCTCGACATGACATGCGTACCTGGCTTGGCCCAGCCTTCTCCACCGATCCCCTTCTTCAGATCACCACCGCCACTTGttcccgcctcctctcctccctgtGCACCCTCTCCTCCCATCCGTTGACGAGAGGGGTCATGATGGGAGCGAGGACAGCAAGCTCCCCTCTCCACCGAAGAGAGGGGCCACGGAGGCAGTGAGGATGGTGAGCTGCCCTTCACTTCAGATATGGATGAAAGCTCGCTGGATCCGGCCACCCTGAGCTTGCCCTCACTAGATGTGGTCTCTGGAGAGCGGTCGCACTCGGGTGGCGTGTCACTGCCATTGCCTCCACGGGAGGTTGGCCCTCCTTTCCTTTTCCCTTCCTACTTCTGTAGTTCATTTGTTGGTCGCCATTGTCGACACCGCATCTCACCTCTTCCCCGACGACGCGACACGGTGGGCTGGTTGTGCCTTCTGGTCGTAAGTGCAGCCTGTGGACTGGTATGGCACCACAAGGCACGATGAATTGGTTGGGCCATGCTGACCCGATAGATCTCAGGACTTGTCTTGGTCATGCCAAGGCTGGGCCCTACCGGGCAGCTCATTTAGCCATCTATATATGGTCACCCATGTGCCACCGTTCGCACACACGCCAGTCGTTTTCATCTTGCCACAGGATTGCCCATCAGCCTCCACTTGCCCCACGCATGCCCGCTTGCCATCCATCTCACGGCCATCTCCTTCAACACCTCTCTCCCCACCTCTGCCATGTGCTCAGTCAATTGACAACGTGAAGCATGCCGCAGTTCGCCATCTTGACGTGTTGCCAGCCACCGCCTTTGTTCATAGACGTTCATGCCTCCTTGATATCCGATCCACCCCTTGCCATCCTTACTGTCCCTATGTTCCTCTCCCCATGCACCATGTCCATGCCACATCTGCTCTGCGCCATGGAGAAAATTCTCACTATTGCCTCAAAATATCTCATTGCCACTGCCGCTCTGCTTTGTCTCCGAGCACAGCCCCGTGGCTACAATTACTTGACCCTCCTCCTTTTTTCCTCATCATGGCCATGCTGTCGCTCGTTTCCGGTGCTCTCGAAATCAAGCTCGAACACCACGCCACTACTTTCCATCTAAACCCTTGTGTGAGGGTTTATTGCGCTGACAACCTAATCGAAGCGAACCTGATAGATCAATTGGAGATCGACCACTTTCTCCAATGATTTTCATCATCGTCATGGATCGATGTTAGATTCTTAACTCCATGCTTGCAAAGGCGGACAGGGAAGAGCACTTGCTGCAACCACTGCTTATACATAATCGTGTTTCGCTCTACGCGGATGATGTGGTTCTTTTCCATCATGATAGGAGGAATCTTCGCGTTTGCAGACCAACAAAGGCAAACACTGCCATCCCAATGCAATGACAAGACGATGAAACAGCACATACTTATTGATGCAGAGAT
This window of the Oryza sativa Japonica Group chromosome 4, ASM3414082v1 genome carries:
- the LOC4335116 gene encoding putative inorganic phosphate transporter 1-13, whose product is MAGNQQLRVLHALDIARTQLYHFIAIVIAGMGFFTDAYDLFSISLVADLLGHVYYHGELPRNIHAAVTGIALCGTVPGQLVFGWLGDKMGRKRVYGITLLLMVVSSLASGLSFSKHEGMNIIAVLCFFRFWLGVSIGGDYPLSATIMSEYANKRTRGAFIAAVFAMQGFGNLAAGIIGMIVSAAFKHSSASKIDYAWRIILMFGAIPAALTYHWRMKMPETARYTALISKNAKKAAKDMSAVLNVNITPDDEVINELARQDEYGLFSFEFLHRHGLHLLGTTVCWFVLDVTFYSLNIFMKNIFTEVGLLPRLDSEYHHTLQRMITMTAVHTFISLCGALPGYFFTVAFVDRIGRVKIQLIGFTMMTVFMLCLAIPYDQWLRHKNKYGFAVMYGLTFFFANFGPNTTTFIIPAEIFPARLRSTCHGISGAVGKIGAIVGVFGFLYTEYHIRIFLFVLIGCNLVGFIFTLLLPESKGKSLEDLTGEIEEFQEEDEGSEVALSRPIHTVPL